A genomic region of Octopus sinensis linkage group LG2, ASM634580v1, whole genome shotgun sequence contains the following coding sequences:
- the LOC118767741 gene encoding tigger transposable element-derived protein 1-like produces MEKFEREEEEEESSERCFSAKKLNEALLHMEKAIEIFEQQDADFERSSTVAANLMRSHACYREIYRKMKKTFQQTTLNNFLTKKINADQTSKQEET; encoded by the exons ATGGAAAAATTTGAACgtgaagaa gaagaagaagaatcgtcTGAAAGATGCTTCTCTGCAAAAAAGCTAAATGAAGCATTACTTCACATGGAAAAAGCAATTGAAATCTTTGAGCAGCAAGATGCCGATTTTGAAAGAAGCTCAACTGTTGCTGCAAATTTAATGAGAAGTCATGCTTGTTATCGTGAAATCTACCGTAAAATGAAGAAAACTTTTCAACAAAcaactttaaataattttttaacgaAGAAAATTAATGCGGACCAAACATCAAAACAAGAAGAAACTTAA